ATATATACTATCTAATAATAAACCTTTCATCGGTCAtagtgttcagtttttgttaaaacgTTTtatagagaggtgttgattcaactttatggttaTTTtcgaggctgtagtttgtggtgctgttgaactgtattgcattatacagagatgTGTCCCTGTTATTTAGCGTACCCTCATTGATGTAAATGAGATGGACAAAATACATCTCAgtatttcatttgtgtgtctatgtgtgtgtgtgtatatgtctgtgtatatatatatatatatatatatatatatatatataattctgTCAATGCATATTGACAGAATTGGACTAATGGTGTGTGGCAAGAGGGAATATTATTTAATTGGTGTTCATTTTGATTTCTCCACTAGGTTATAATTACACCATATATGTAGCATTAGCATCATTTGTGAAGTTTGTTGTAAACATGGTCTAAAAACATaattatgaaaattatgtgaattggtattctttatttttagcCAGACTAGCGGCATGGTTCTAAGGCTATGTCTGTCAGTCAGCTCAGATATTTCAGCAACtagtggatggattgccatgaaattttgtacagatatttatGGTCCCCAAAGCATGAttcttactgactttggtgattccctgacttttcttcttgcGCCAACATGAGGTTTACACTTATGGCTTATAGTGACatgtcttaacaactattgggtgaatgttcccctcaagatgaattgtaataactttggtgagccCCTGATTTTTCATCCAGTGCTATCCtcaggtcaaatttttttaatttgtccaatcctttggtttatgaccaaatacctgcataactgatggcattcccatcagcttcagctgtttagtgctaattagcaaatgttagcatgctaaactaagatggtgaacatgggaAAAAAATACCTGctacattagcatgttagcattgtcattgtgagcatgttagcattatggcttaaagcaccactgtgcctcagtacagcctcacagagccactagcatggctgtagacgcTTAATCCTGTTTGACTCTTtgtagtcttgttttaaaatgtatgcgCTGCATTCTGGTTCTGGTTTATATTCATTTGTGGTGTCATGTAAGCCCAGGTGGACTGGGTATAGCTGTATGCGTGacacaataataattaaaaaaaaaccttcaaacTCCTGTACAGACTACATGTTTTCTAAGTAGCAACACTGCAAGAAGATTTATGAGGGTTTACTGTATAATGCTGTGCATGATGTGCTGTAGGAAATGAGAAATGAGGAGAGTACATGCTGAAGCTGCCATGTCTCTCTTGGCCTTGGAACTTTTTGCTCCACTATGATGATGtgctaaataaaaaagtaatattgAAACAATAGTTGGTGTATTTCAGCTAAGATATTTGTATTATGTTACACGTATCAATATACATAATGTTCTCATAAACAAATCTCTGCATGGAAAGTTCACGATCATGTCCCTCATACAAAGCAAAGCTACAGATTGGAATTTAAAAGACGATAATCCATTTTAATGTCTCtgcttctgtgtctgtgttctccAGCGATCTGGTGAACGGCCTGGTGTTGTTGATGAACAGTAACATCAGCAGTCCAGTCAATCTGGTGAGTTTATCATGCCAGGCTGCGTTTCACAAattgaaatagaaaatgaattcTGCATAAGCAGACAATTTACCTGTGAGTCAGTTtatgtgtctgtctctttttggCACTGATGTGATGGAAGTTTATTAAATCTGTTTGCAGGGAAACCCAGAAGAACACACTATATTGGAGTTTGCTCGTCTCATCAAAAGTCTTGTCGGTAAGCCGTTGATCAATCGATCAAGATAGTTTTCattctgtgtgtctctgcaaaCTCTTAACCCTTGCCATCTCAGTCCCTCACCAGTCAAGACTTGCTTGCTTGCCTACTTGTCTCTTAATGTCCTTCTCCCACTTtacttgtctgtctgttttgtcttACCCATTCTTTCATACGGTGGAGTTATGCTTCTGTGTCACCGTGGTCCTGGCATAGAAATTGTTCTCAGTGTAGGATTGTAGCAATGGATGTTTTCTATTATCAGGCCATATCTTGCAGTCATGCATACTCAAAGTAATCATATTTACATTCTCCTATTCACTGTGATAGAGAGCTTTGCTAGATAACTAAATATAAATTTGTCTAGCAGCACTAAAAAAGGAGAAGACTAAATATCCTTTTTTCAATttgctctgttgtgttttaactATGAATCATCTCCACTGACATCAGAATGTAGGAAAAAAAGGAAGCTGCCAGAGCTGACCATTTTTGAGGATGTGCTCATCAACTCCAGTAGTACCTCTGGCTGAGTTACCGCACCTACACATGAAGCCACCACAACACTCTGACACAGAAGCCTCAATCTGCCTTGACTCATCTGGCTCTTACAAAACTGTTTGTTATATGATCATCAGCAGTATTAAAAGTAGGAGTAAGGAGAAGAATAactctgtccttctctctgtACACTTGTGACTGTCCATGAACACActcacatgcccacacacacttaaacacactctcacacacacacatagtgagCCGAAGTCAGATCCAGTTCCTTCCAGAGGCCCAGGATGACCCACAGAGGAGAAGACCTGACATCCGAAAAGCCAAGATGATGCTTGGCTGGGAGCCGGTGGTATGTGTGACACACGACACGACAGTCAGCAAAACCTTTCTCAAATGCTCACACACTTTACTGCAAACATACTgtgaattaaagctgcaagcagtgaTGAACGGGCCCTCGCACCTGACCACATCTTGGGGTGTGCAGCAGTCGCGGCGTTGTTGCCAAAGGTCGGTTGACGCAGCTCtgaatttttgtgtgttttggatgcTGCACGGATGAGGTGAATGTCACTCCCTGTGTCCGCTATGTGGTGTGTGGACCACACCctgaaaatttcatgtaaatcaaatggTGATTGTCACgcaaggcttacttcctgttgccagtaggtagCACAATGACTACAACTCCTAATTGGCATGAAGAAGTTCTCAggccgggactcttatcaaacatgtgaaatttgggccagattggacaatgtacactcaagttaaaACAACTTCCTGTTGCACGGTGAATAATGTGTCGCCACAACAACAGTGTTTGAAAACTCACAGGATAAAAATCGGGATCGGGATCTTCATAATGAAGCATCATCAAGGACAAATTTAAGGTGGATTTGTTTAATCTGCTCTGAGAAGTTTGTAAGAATATAGGGAatgttacttcctgttgccagtaggtgtcGCTATAACTATGACTACCGACATGTTATTAATCATGTGAAGATTGGGGCCGATTTGAAGATGTACAGTTAAGTTATAAGAACTTCCTCTTTCATCAAACATAAAAATTTGACGCCACGAACACGCTGTTGAACGAAAATTCACATGCTTCTTAATATAGCATCATCAAGGTCTTAAGGCTTTTCTGCccaaatttgaggtggatctggtcaACCTCCTAGGAGGAGTACTTCAAAGTATAAAacttgtcatttcctgttgccagtaggtggcactatgACTGAGTGAAttttggcatgtagatgtcttcaggccGGGACTCTTAGGAGGAGTTTGTTCAAGTACGGGCCTGTAAATGGCAAGAAATTACAgaaaagtgcacattcaattcaaaatggctgacttcctgttgggtttaggatATGGCTCCAAGGGGCTTTTTTTGTAAGTCTTGGAATGATACATCTGCCTAccaaatttcgtacatctaGGTAAAACACACTGTGGGAGCTTCTTCGTTGAAGCCTAACTTCCTGTTGcaagtaggtggcgctatgactaatATTAAATATCGGCCTGTGGATGTCTTCAGGCCTGGACGCTTATCAAACGTGAAGTTTGGgacagatttgaccatgtacactcaaATTACAACAACGTCCTGTGTCATTGCAAACGCCAACATTCGACGGCACAGACGCTGTTCAACAAAACCTCACAAGCTTCATAAGATAGCATCATCAACGTCTTGAGGCTTTTCTGCCGTTAACTTTTCATCACAAAAGTCGAAccgattaattctctaggaggagttcgtTTAAGTACAGAGCCTGTAAATAGCAAAAAATGACGACTAAATTCAAAATGCCCGACGTCCttttgggtttagggtatgggtccaaaaggctttttttttttttttttaacaaacatctGGACATGATACATAACccaaaattttgtacatttaggTAAAACATGTCACAGGGGCTGCTCTTTAGGGGGTGCTAGCGATCACAATATGATTAATATGCATAGACATAAACAATAGCAGTTATTTTTTTGTACATATGTaatattttgaaattgaaaatgaagtaatctgtgttttaaattttaagtCCATCATGTGACAATGAAACTCCACTGAAATGTGCGTTATTGTTAGCAACCTCCATCAGTATCAATAATAGCCTTATCTAGCCAATATCTGACACATTAACTGATCAATGTATCAATATATTAATATAGCTACaattctttttgtttgtttttactcagTGGCAGTATCTTTGTTGTATGTGTTGTGTCTTGTGTTGGCAGGTTCCCCTGGAGGAAGGCTTGAACAAAACTATCCAGTACTTCAGTAGAGAACTCGAGCACCAGGCCAACAACCAATACATCCCCAAACCTAAAGCCGCCCGCATGAAGAAAGGAAGACCCAGACACAACTGAGGTCGGGTTTCTCACCATAGACTCTCCCAAAACACAGAAGGATGTTAAGACTCCTCAGAGGACCCTTGAACAGCAGCTCTCTGAAATACACTGTTGAGTAGAGCCCTCTGGGacatgttggggtttttttttttttagataactTCCTCTTGAaagtctctttaaaaaaaaaaaaaaaaaaaaaagatagcgATTCCTTGCGTTGGAGCTGCAGCTGCACTGTGGGGTGAGGGCTTTCTTACCGGAGCTTGCGTGTTGGATGGACAAGACtgaatcaaaaacagaaatttgaGGCAAGAAATCTGAAACCCAGCCTAccttttttttgtgaatttgtgCTTTTGCTATTTAATTCGCAGGCATGAGAAACTTGCAAACAGCTCGTACTGTACATCAGTGCttcatgtttatattttcatggTGTTTTGTCTCCCGAGATGAGCTACCGGACTTTTCCACTGGATGTTTTGTCCTCTTATCAGTGGCGTGCCAGCACCCTATTGGCTGTTCATGCAGCGCACTGCAGGGCGGGACAAATCTTCTAGAAAGACTTACAGCATCATTACATGTTTATCAGGACATCAGTGTTCTACTTTGTGAAATCTCATGTCAGGATGTGCATTATAAATTTCAGATGAAGAtgctattttaataaaatatttacaatattttgtgaATGATATAATTAGGGAAGAAGAtaattttgtgtctgtgtgtgtgacatgtttcTACAATTTTTGTTTAGTGGAAGTGAAAAAGTAGGTGACTTGGGCAGGACAAAGCCGCATCTTTATTTACGATAATTTAGTGATAAGAAAAAAGCCAAGACATCAGATTTGAACAGTAATTTATACAAATCAGCTGCCTCAAAACTTTACTTGTAGAGCAAAGGCGACAGAGCAAGAAAACAATTCTGCGtgttatttccattttattaatATGTGGGGATGGAGAAAAAGAGTTGAGAGTGGGTTATACTAGTGGGTGTAactaatcaaaacaaagaagCCAGAGCAGCTGTGGAGTACTTGAATGTTGACAGCTTCATTGTAGGTGTAATAATGTAACTATCACAGGCTGTGTTCTCTCAAAGAGAAGGCAGGGGACTTACAATGCAATGGCctttgtttgtgagtgtgtttgtgactgGAGTTAGTAGTAGTCATAGTTGACATTAGCTCCGTGTCTGTAAGAACTAGGGTCACGCGGGCCAATAGGGGCATTTTCATCATAGTGGTGCTGACGTCCTTGGTCACTGGAGCGAGCTTGGTCCATCCAATATGACAGGTCAGTCTCAAGCCTCtggtgaggggaaaaaacaccacagacaTGACTCATTTAGAAACTCAGCCTTAACAAATATCAAGCTAATAGACACAGAGGCAGCTGATAAAGTGTCCACTTAGACTGTCAGCATTCGTAGCTATGGCAAATAGAAGTGCATGAAAGGCAAACGTTGAAAAGGCCAATGTTTTCACAGCTTTGGCCTTTTTAGGAAGCAACAGCAAATGGCATACACGCAAAGTGTCATTCAGGCGCTGTTTTAATAAATACTGTTTCACTGGCTGGAACGAAAatgctgtcagctgtcaaaaATAGTGGCAGTAGGGGGTTATTTTGTGCACTCTGCTCCCTTTTTATCTGTTCCCTCCATTCCTTACTGTCCCTGGTGAATTCTACATGGCAGTGACCTGAAAGAAAACTGAAACTAGCTCTGTAAGTGggcatatatttgtgtgtgagagagggaatTCATGTATTGTCATGTATTCAGTTCcatgtctgtatttattcattcagtctGACAGCAACATGGTGAGGATAACTGTGCCTTTTGAAAAGACTATCTTTTAGACATCAGACCAGACTACAGTTTACACTATACCTTTGTCACTCCACATTTTTGTCCTCTACATATCTGAGATATATAAAGATCCAGATTACCgtttttattgtctgttttatctgtgtttCTTATTTATGTTGAAAATCCAGTTTTctcaataaaattaaatattcatgactaaataaacaacaaagttacatttttgcCTGGTAACATCAGCAAACAACCCCTACAAGTGTCaacaaatttaaattcaaatattgctaaatCCAGATTAGTGCACGGACGTATGTGACAtgttttccaactgagcccccAACCAAATGACTTCAGACATTACTGAAGGGCCACTTAGACGGTACCTCCACTGATTTTTCATGTCAAAATCAACGTACTATTCACCGTTGGTACCACTCAGCTTCTGAAAAGCTGTATAaagtcttctgtggctctgacgAAATTAGAGAAAATTACTCAGACTGACAGccagaaacattacaaactggggaCATGGTCCAACGAAAGACTCAAGGTGCATTATAGCAAGTGTACGATCCAGTATATTTGGAGCCTGACCCATACAACGGGCAAAAAGTCTGAAattctcagcctctgctgcttcgattttgatgTCTCTCAAAAGTCCCTCGACTTCATGGAAGTAAAACACTAAATAGCGTGTGGTCTTTTAAGGTAACATACAAGTGAAACCTGTCACATTAGGATGCAGCAACtgatttttacaaaaatattggTAGCGTATAATTTGAAGAACATTCTGGTGAATCTGCTGTTGAAAGAAGGCAAACTAAACATGACACCCACTGGTgagagaaatgtgtttctgttttgtgtgtgtgttcttttgttCCTCAAACCCCTATGTAAAGATTCATTTCTTAAAAGGTGGTTAAtctatgtgctgtttttgttatgtggatcagttttgttttgcagaaTCTCTGTCATGTCGACAGCTCCACTGGAGaaggatttctgtttttgttgtgttgaaaGACTTCAGGAGTTCAGAGGAAACCTGAACTCTGGTGGAACAGACAGAACCCACCTGCTCGTCATATCCCATGTACATAAACTGCATAATCCACTGCTGTACATCTGGTCTACTGCGATCCCAAATGTTCCTCTTGGTTCTGCTAAGTTTTGCTAGGAACTCTTGAGCCTTGGAAGAAGGGAGGGCAACAGAGGACTTTGAGGGGGCAGTACCAACTCCTGCCACTGGGTGAAAGCACAATAGGGCAAAAGAATGAAAGGGCGTCTTGAAAGCACTGGAGTTGATCTTTGTATCAGCAGTATGATAATACTGTTAAGTAAAATATTACCCTCTCTTTTCCTTAAGATCTTGTGCAAGCTGCTGTCACTGGATACGTCTGTTAAAGAGAGTCGACAGAGAGCTAATGAACTGCAGTAGAAAACATCGTTCTTCATGACAGGTGAGTTAGACtcttgataaataataaaacacaactgAATCAGCTGTCATTTATTTCTaaacagtcacacactgttGATGTTCAGTGTAAATTGTAAGGTTTTTGCCAGTTATGCGCAAGCAGAATCTAGGTGATGTTGACTTTTTAATGGCCAATCTTTTAAGAGTAACTCTACTTGTATAAGATGTTTAATGCTACTGATGTTTAATGCTACTGACACAGAGTCAAATCTTCATTTTCTTAGTCAAAGCTACATCAAAAAAGCCATTTTTCTGATTATTCTGCTTGCACTGCAGCAGGTTTTCTGAGTTTCAGTAGTTTTACGCATCACTTTTCCCCCATTTCAGTTAACTAGTTTCATGGATGAGTTTATCAGTTTTCATTATAGATGCAAATGTCAAAGTGGAGCATTGAGTGTGGTTAAAGGAGAAATCTCACATCCAATGAAACTAGATTGCCAATTTGCATGTAAATATATTTCCTACAGTGACGCCCTTCCTGCTGCTCTTACTGTGTGTGCTGAATGTTCATATAAAGTCAAAGTGTGCACTAATGAGGTATCTTGTACCTCACTGCACACAGCCAGTTCAATCAGAAGACATTTTACAATACTTGTAGTGGCAGCTGACTCCCTCTCTACATCTGGGCCACATTTCCTTTAGTCTCAGAGGGTttaatttatctgtttttctgaaatgataaaacatgaaactgagGTTTTTCTCAGCTAAATCCTCCTCCAGAATACCATGTGCCTAAGAATAAGCAGAGAAATCCAGTCTATATCTTCAGATGGACTCTGTCTTGGCTTAAGCACAAAACATTAGCATTTGCAAattgcttgcatgtgtgttttttttttttcagtttgggtTGCAATATGAGCTGCGAGCAACAAATTCCTGCAGAATTGTTCTTATTACTATAGCAGTCTGTCcacaatatgtacaatatgagtCATTCTTTCCAGAGCTTTTGCATGGGGtgctttttattcttttctccCACAGCCATCATTAGAAAGTAGCAAACCTCTTGACATTTGTAATATTGCGTTAATCAGCTTATCAGTGCATTTTAATGCATGAAATACATGCGCTTCATAATAACAGTAAAAGGATAAAATGGTACTTTTCAAAAgctaaaaatcaaacaaaagtcAGTGGGCAGTGTAAAATCttcaaaatgtgcatttttaaacCAGTTATAGTTCACTTATTTGAGCCACTATGGCTCAACAattccagactgaaataaaactgtttgATGGATTACCATGGCTGTTTCCtactgactttttctctagcgccaccatgaggttcacatttgtggtgtTTGAGTGGATTGTCTCAACAagtatttgatggattgccttgaaatcTCAGGATGAATTGAATAAATTAACTTTGTCTATTAAGTGCATATTTTTACTtgactgtgttttcattttacaagaGAGAAGACCGTGACAGAGAAAATTGTTCAGTCttcaaacatttttagaaaggctgctttttctttttcatgttttctaagAACGAACATTCTCTCaaataatatacacacattctGACATGCagtaattcatgtttttaactgctTGTGCTGTTAGAAACCCAACTACCATAAAAATCTAGAAATAAATACAAGGCCAGatggtgacattttaaaagcaaatgaTAAGTAAAGCAGGAGAAAAGCCAAAGAAAAGAACAGGATTGTGCTCACCTCTAAGAGCCAACACTGTCAGCAATATAGCCAGTCCAATTAACCTCAAATAGAGCTGCTGGGATGCCATCTTCTAACCGCTCAAAGTCTTTCCAGAGCTGCTTAAAGGCAACAACTGTGCACAAACTGCTGCACAACCAGAGGGAAGAGTGGGCGGCAACCCAGACTTCCCAAGTGGAAACTGGCCTATGGCGCTGGAATGTCGTTTACCTCCTCGCCTACAGAAACAAGATTGCAACTGGGAGCTTTTCTGCTCTTAAATGAATTTCCATGTGTGTCTCAGGTACTTTTCCATCCCCCATATATACAGCACATGAGAAGCagtaagaagaaagaaaaagcagagtTCCAATGTACCTGAATGTGGTTTGTCATGCAGCTGTTTCTGACACTAAAATAGCAGAGAAGAAATCTGGGCAGAGGCAAGAGCTACTTGAAATGAATTTCAACAGTAATCAGTGACCAACAGTGAAATACCTAAGAATCTGTTTGCTGTCCTTTAAAACATCAATTATTCAGGTGACCAACTACATGAGAGGCAGTAAGTTTCTTTATCAGCcaagaatataaaaaaagcCTAATttagctaactaactaactaactaactaactaactaactactgCAGTGAGAATAAAGTGAGCAGATGAAATTAGCTGAATGCTGcatgaatttaaaatatttcagtctaaTTGCATGTATTGTTTTACAATTTCAGCTCCAGCTAAACCTCCCCCTTGGTTTATTAATTAACAACCTTTAGCCCAGGGAGATACCACTATTACCCACTTACCCCAGTGCATCATTTTAACGTACATGGTGTGCACTTTATCTTGCCTTGATCATCCTTAGAACTGGGGtgttgtaaaacaaacagctcaCAACATTTTTTCAACTGGACTCGCTGAAAGATAGTTGCAAGTTTCCAGCAAAGATGGCACCCAGTCACTTGAATGAAAATTGCTTGTCGAGCGAATAAGCCAAAAACGTTTTCTAGCTTCCGGGTTTGCTTTCGCGTTGTGTGGCCCACTGCACATGCACATTAGTGTTACTCCCGCTGGTCCCTGCATGCGCTTTCCCCTcagcccatagactttacactGGGATGATATCACGCacataaaaataacttttctaGGCTCTGGGAAAGTTTTGCAAATATATAACTTCTATGGGTAAAAAATTCATAATGCAAAGAGTAATGATCTTTTACAgacatgggagaagtttgccttcagggctttctggcagagagataattttttcctaaacctaaccaagtagtaaggCTTCCTGGCAGAAATCCCTGAGGGCAAACCCCTCCTGTGTGCGTGTCTGTCAGAGAGGGAAAGCATTTGGTTTGGAACTACAaacagtctctctgtctctcactggtACAGCTGGAATGCAGGAAACCCAGAGGCTGGCAGACGATTCCACTACTTTCATGATGGATATGGAAAGAAGGTgaagtgagaaaacaaaaagacagaaagagggaagagATATACGGTAGAAGAATACAGTTGAAGAACAGAGTGAGGATGAATCTGATTATGAGCTCTtgctttccttatttcattgttCAGGCTCTGCCAAAAGTGGCTACAACCTCTTTATGAGGCCTGCATTTGGCAGTCTGAGTCATGGCTGGTGTGAAAGGCACATGCCTCTGCTCTCAGTGAAGGCATGTCTATAGACGTGATTTCCcctgtttttattcatatcaGATACATCTGAGAAGGAGTAGGCTGAGTTCTTGGCTTCTGCTTACAGTGAGTCTTATCAAAGGCTCACTGTCCTCAGGCACATATTTTCATtgcagatgaaaaacaaaaatactaaaGGGAAAACAGATGTCTGTGGATTTACTGTATGACGTGAGATATAGATTTTCAGATTCAGAAATCTTTGCTTGAGAAACATATTGtggatacagacacacacactgatcactTATGTTTCCCTCAGGTGCCATTTGTCAGCCATGGAGCAGATTGGACCAAGAGAGATGAATGAGAACAAGGGATGAAAGACATGAGGGCTGGAGAGATGGCGTTTCTGACAGGAGGAAGAAATTTATAGCCACAAAACCTACATCTGACATCCTGTTTGATCTTGATTCAGGTACAtggatttctttttattttcccacAAAACCATGAGCCAAATGAGCATTTCTGCATCAGAGCATTCTTTGACAAAGATAAAGCAGAATAAGGTAATCCTCAGACATACATTGTAAGATCAGAAATATACATTGAACTTTGCtccaaaaaaacaactttgtctCTGCTTCCATCTTCCCTTCCACCTTCTCCTCACTCTTGACTTGACAGTGTTTGTGACCGGAGTCTGATTTACTTTAGTGTCTGACACTCTTGCACACAGACATCCCAGATGCCCCTCAAAGCTCACACAACCACTCTTCAGTCAAACGACAATTCCCAAAGTCAAAAACAGAATATAATGGAAGCCCTTTATTACCTAAAAGAGGTGCACATGTGATTTTTTCAACTTCAATATTCCATTTAACCCTAATGTTCTGTTCGAGAGCCCAAGCCCTCTTTAACAGCTCAACAAAACacacttaacattgttttatcacctCAACACCACTATAAACAGGATTTTGGACTGATGACATTTTTAGAGGTCTGCTacagaaaatgatgcattaCTTCTGTTTGGAGTCTTAGAGActcccagtggtggaagaaatattcagatcctttacttaagtaaaagtgccaACACAACAATTATACTCCCATTACAAGAAATagtccttcattcaaaatcctacttatgtAAAGGTCAGTTGCTAGTTTATTACCGGTAAGTatacctagctaaaactaatgcagtctaacacaacagtcctgtaataaatcctcccttcatgaaggt
This Siniperca chuatsi isolate FFG_IHB_CAS linkage group LG12, ASM2008510v1, whole genome shotgun sequence DNA region includes the following protein-coding sequences:
- the ecrg4a gene encoding augurin-A; translated protein: MASQQLYLRLIGLAILLTVLALRDVSSDSSLHKILRKREVAGVGTAPSKSSVALPSSKAQEFLAKLSRTKRNIWDRSRPDVQQWIMQFMYMGYDEQRLETDLSYWMDQARSSDQGRQHHYDENAPIGPRDPSSYRHGANVNYDYY